Proteins from a genomic interval of Oharaeibacter diazotrophicus:
- the dhaL gene encoding dihydroxyacetone kinase subunit DhaL — protein sequence MTADLRTLVDTVARRVVDHADELTRLDQAIGDGDHGVNMRRGLEAVLADLDAIAAKPAGDALKQVGTTLVMKVGGASGPLYGTLFSEFGKTLGPEIDATTVAAALAAAIEKVKARGKSETGQKTMLDVLVPVQAVVAAGDLARIRAVAAESAAATVPMKAIRGRASFLGERSIGHMDPGARSSQLIVEAVCDVLEGRA from the coding sequence ATGACCGCGGACCTGCGCACCCTCGTCGACACCGTGGCGCGCCGCGTCGTCGACCACGCCGACGAGCTGACCCGGCTCGATCAGGCGATCGGCGACGGCGACCACGGCGTCAACATGCGCCGCGGCCTCGAGGCCGTGCTCGCCGACCTCGACGCCATCGCCGCCAAGCCGGCGGGCGACGCCCTGAAGCAGGTCGGCACCACGCTGGTGATGAAGGTCGGCGGCGCGTCGGGGCCGCTCTACGGCACGCTGTTCTCCGAGTTCGGCAAGACGCTCGGGCCCGAGATCGACGCGACCACCGTCGCGGCCGCCCTCGCCGCGGCGATCGAGAAGGTCAAGGCGCGCGGCAAGTCCGAGACCGGGCAGAAGACCATGCTCGACGTGCTGGTGCCGGTGCAGGCCGTCGTCGCCGCCGGCGACCTCGCCCGCATCCGTGCCGTCGCCGCCGAGAGCGCCGCGGCCACGGTGCCGATGAAGGCGATCCGCGGCCGGGCCTCGTTCCTCGGCGAGCGCTCGATCGGCCATATGGACCCGGGCGCGCGCTCGAGCCAGTTGATCGTCGAGGCGGTCTGCGACGTGTTGGAGGGACGGGCATGA